The Sphaerisporangium siamense genome includes the window GGGCCCGCCATGCCCCCTCCCCCGCGGCCGGGCTCGCGCGTGCGCATCAACCTCGGCGACGGCCGTCGCTGACCCCACGGCCCGGCCGGGACGGTCCCGGCGGGCTCGCGAACGATCGGAAGGGACGAACCGGCAATGACAACCGGCCAGCAGCACACCGGGAACCTGCGGTACGCGGTCGACATCGTGCTGTGCATCGACGTGACCGAGAGCATGCGCCCGGTGCTGGACACCGTCAAAGAGAGCGCCCTGTCGTTCCACGAGCGGCTGGAGTCCGTGATGACGCGGGCGGGCAAGGCGATCAGTCAGCTCCGCCTGAGGGTGATCGGCTTCCGCGACTTCGCCGACCGCGCCGACGACGCGATCGAGGAGAGCGACTTCTTCGTCCTTCCCGACCAGGCGCCCGAGTTCGAGAGGTTCGTGCGCCGCCTGGAGGCGACCGGCGGCGGCGACTTCCCCGAGTCCGGGCTGGAGGCCCTCGCGCTGGCCATCAACGCGCCCTGGGAGAAGGGCCTGGACCGGCGGCGTCACGTCATCGTCCTGTTCACCGACGCCCCCGCGCACCCGATCGGCACGCCGGAGGCCATGGCCGCGCACACCTACCCGATGCACATCCCGCGCACCAT containing:
- a CDS encoding vWA domain-containing protein, encoding MTTGQQHTGNLRYAVDIVLCIDVTESMRPVLDTVKESALSFHERLESVMTRAGKAISQLRLRVIGFRDFADRADDAIEESDFFVLPDQAPEFERFVRRLEATGGGDFPESGLEALALAINAPWEKGLDRRRHVIVLFTDAPAHPIGTPEAMAAHTYPMHIPRTMDELFEEWGYASSQTAVMEHSAKRLVLFAPDTEPWTGITDEWSLTMQFPSKAGEGLQDVEMDEIINTIVHSL